actctagtcattttaaaataaatctaaaataaaagtcAATCTAAAATCAAGcactaatctaaaattaaaattaaaaaaaacactaaTATACATATTTACCCCGAAATAGTGAAACACCACCTAATATAATAAgacaaaataattaataaaataaaaaataaaacgaaactcatccatcgcacgggcttcaaaATAGTAATACATAAAATCgtagaaaaaaacaaaatatcATAAATATTACCATTATTGTGGCCCCCCATATAACAGTTTCATCtactttttcatttttcaggtggtaaaaaacaagttttaatatttttttttaggtggaaatataaaagttttagttttttaggtggtataAAGCAATATTTCaacttttttaggtggtaacaAACAATTTTTCCTAACTTTACCCAACTTTTTGGAGCGATTTCCGTCAATATTGCACAAAGATAagttaattcccaaaatacgttactttttttgttaattcccaccataccgtccacgtcagcatgggagagagaaaactaattttttttttccggttcaacactaaaccgctatctgagatagcggtttgatttagaactaaaccgctatctcagaatgCGGTTTATACTACTTAGCCGcattctgagatagcggtttagttcAAAaccaaaccgctatctcagatagcggttcatAATGCCCCCTGCTCCAAACTTGCAGTTTCCAGTGTGCAGCCAGAAAATGGGCTGAGATCTTCTGCCAAATAGTCCAACTCCAACAACCTGTAAACAAATCCAAGATCTCCAACAACGTCTATAATCCAACTCCAACGTTTGTAATCCAACTCCAATAACCTCCACAAATCATACCAACCAACCAAACCATAACACTTATGCAACAAAATAGAAGAGTGCAAACAAAAAATTTCCAAAAGTTCAATCGTTCCAATAATGACACATGAGTTTCTAAAAGTTCTAAAAGTTCCAATACTagcaaaaagaacaaaagattaCACAAAATTTCTAATGTAGCTCAAATCTAAGTTCTACGTTGTTTCTTTGAATGCTCGGACGATGAAAATGAGGACTCATCCTCCTCGGCAATTGGCTCGGGACGTTGACTAGGAGAGCAACCCTTTTGTCGCCGGTAAGTGAGAAGCTGCAAAGGAGGAGATGAAATAACTTGTGATGCTGGCGGAGATGCAGGAGGAGTAAGAGGTGGAGGGCGtggagaaggtggtggtggagggcgtggagaaggtggtggtggagggtgtgGAGAAGTAAGTGCTATAGGGCGTAGAGGAGGAGTAAGTGGTGGAGGGCGTGCACGTGGTGGTCGAAAACCACGCCCTCGAGAAACATGTGAGGTGGAGGTGTCGGGTGTACACTGAGACGAGGCTAAATCATATTGTTGGAGGATATGTTCTTGCCCCACTCTTGATAAGGTCTCAATGCAAGAGGAACTCAAATTGCGTAACGTATCAAGAGTGAGAGGAAGGGCCAAACTGGGAGGTAACTCTAACGCAGAATCCACAGCTCGAGTGCATCTTGAGGCAAGATCAGCCAATGCATGTGACTACAAAAAAGAATGTGAAACAATAATTAGAATTCAACATTAGTTATGAATATAAACATTATACATGAAAATGGAACAAGGATTAATTTACCAAAATAATATCAGAGGAAGACGGCTGATAATGAGTGGTGGGGGGTGATCGTGTAACAGGAGTAATGAGGAGTCTCGTGATGCTACAATACCAATCCATATACTCCTTCATCCTCTCACGATGACCGGCAAAAGGAGTGCCTTGAACAATCCGACTCTCACGATCACGCCACTCCTCCACATATTTGCGATGCATCTCTTCAAACTTCTTGTTTTTATGCCGTCGATCCACATTATGAAGATCAACACTCGTGTCACACGCAACGGGAACTGACTGTTCCAATCCAAACTGACGCATCACTCGATTTGGGTAGTGGTACTCAACAATGTCAAAGCAAATCAACGGTACAACTGAGCGCCATATATCTCTATCACATCTACAAATTTCGGGTAGTAAACCAAGTACCGTCTCTGAATATGGCTGCCAAGTCATCTACAATAAGTAAAAAGTGAGTATTTAGGCAATTTTAGGTGAAATTAAGCAATTTTAGGCTATTTTGGACAATTCTAGGTGAATTTAAGCCTTTAGGTGTGATTTTAAGCTATTATAGACTATGTTAGGTGAACTTAAGCGTGTTTAGGTGTATTTAGGCTATTTTTGGTGGATTTAGGCTAATTAAGGTGAATTGAAGCTATTTAAGGCGATTTTAGGCCATTTTAGGCGAACTTAAGCCTTTTTAGGCAATCTTTGGTGAATTTAAGCTATTATATGCCATTTTAGGTGAATTTAAGCTATTTTAGCCTATTTTAGGTGAATCCAAGCTATTCTAGACTATGTTAGGTGAATTTAAGCTAGTTTAGGCCTTTTTATGCTATGTTTGGTGGATTTAGGCTAATTAAGGTGAATTGAAGCTATTTTATGcgattttagcctttttaggcaATTTTTGGTGAATTAAGGGAATTTTTAGACAATTTTTGGTGAATGTAGGCTATTTAAGAcaaaaataacacaaatttacCTAAATTAACCTAAATTAACATAACTTTATCTAAGTAGAATCGAGGGAGCTCAAATCGACGTTCGTTGACTTAATTGACCTAAGTTGACCTAAGTTGACCTAACTAGTTGAATTAACCACAatttagaccaaagttgaccaATGTTGACTTAAATTGACCGAAGTTGACCTAACTAGTTGAATTTAGgcaattttagttgaatttaggtcaatttatgctatattagttgaatttaggtcattttatggttttttagttgaattaatcacaatttagaccaaagtttaccaaagttgacttaaattgaccaaagttgacctaactaatttaatttaggctattttagttgaatttaggtcaatttatgctattttagttgaatttaggtcattttatacttttaacttgaattaatcacaatttagaccaaagttgacttaaattgacaatttagaccaaagttgacttaaaTTGACAATTTAGACCAAAGTTGAACTAGTTGACTTTAATGCACCTACATTGACAAaaattgaccaaagttgacCTAACTTGAAACAAAAGAAGCATTTGAGTAATTAGTAAGGTGAGATATTAAATACCTGTGTCTCCTTTTGATGGTCAAGTGCATCCCTAAAGAAAGAGAGTCCACTAGCTGTATGGCCACATGAAAAGTGAACCCTAAGCCAACTAACAAAACAAGTAAAGTAAAGTGTTAGTAAAGTAAAGTGTTAACAAATTACTTGATTTATCGAAGTAGTAATGAGTAGTTAAACAAATAAGTTACCTGCATGCTAAGGGGTCCACTCCACGCTGATGCTGAGTACCAAGAATAGATGGATCGTCGACCTCAATAGGATGCTCTGGGTCAGGAGGTGGAGCATCGCGAACTCTCGAAATCCTCGGACGACCAATGTGAATATGCTCCCATGACCATAACTGCAGAAGTATAAGTGGACCACCAATGTCACGGGATCGTCTACGAGCGGCTCGACACATCTGTCGATACAAATAAGCAAGGGTCGCACTCCCCCAGCTGTATGTCCCAGCTCTACGCAAGTCGCGTATCAATGGCAAGTAGACGAGCTGCACGGCATCACCGCTCTTATCAGCAAACAAAATGGACCCCATAAGTGCAAGAATATATGCTCGGCTAAACCTCTCATAAACAATATCAGCAGCGTCATCAGGGGGGCCCTGACTGAAGTGTCGCCTCAACCAAGTCATCCTCAATGATGAACCCTGGAGAACAGGTTTTCCATCATCACCAGGCTCTGGTCGTATCCCTAACAACTCCTCGACTAAAGCTGACCACACCCCAGTACCATCCCCTGTGACAGGAGCCCCATGAACTCTGAGCCCCAACAAAACAGCGACATCCTGCAGAGTAATAGTAGCCTCACCAACAGCCAAATGAAAAGTGTGCGTCTCCTGTCTCCATCTCTCAATCAATGCTGTGATCAAAGACCTATCTAAGGCTAATCCACCACCAACCAATCTATGTACACCATAGAACCCTGCTAATCTAACAAACTCCAAGACTCGATCATGTATCACCCACTCTCCTAAACCAAGCACGTGCTCCCGACACGTCAAAAGCCTGTCCATACCCCCTCCCCAAACATCCTCACTCCTATGCTCCGCCTGCAACGTCAAAACCGAAGTATCACGTGGGCCGGGATGTATTTATTTATAAGTCTGTCATATTTTTGTTAAAAGTAATGTTATCaaagcaaaaaaattaaataaagaaaAGTGTATGTGTAAACTAACCGGGTACCCGGAACAGGAACCGGTTCCCACCGGTTTCGAGACTGGTTCCAAAAATCTAGGATTCGGTCACAAGCGGGTCCGAGACCGGTTCCAAAAACCAGGAACCGGTAGTGACCAGTTCCGGTACCGGTTCCTTAGAATCTTATCGGGTACTCGGTCCTGCTCACCCCTACTTATAGAATTattattaatgaaaaattatatTAAGAAACCATACCTTGAGAGAAAACCAATAATAAAATATTCGGTTTCAACTTTAGTTGAAAAGGATCACCTCCTATAAAAGTAACCTTAATTATAATTTACTATTTTACTTGACTGACTCTTAAGCGCGACTTAAATAAAATCATTGACTGTAGAAAAAATTTATTTGGTTGAGAAAAAACTagaaataaaaaacaataacGACTTATAGGTAataaaaataattgtttttatGTAAATTGTAAATTCGTAAATGTTTTTTTTGTGTAAATTCgtaaatgtgttttttttttaatttgttgaatcATGAGTGGTGTCATATAaatgattatttgttttttgtcgtaaattgtttaatttaatttgtttttgaaattattcCGTTAAAAATGATCGgcttcatttaataaaatactctagtcaatgaaaataatatttctaatttatttaattttctaaaataaatacTCTGCatggatattttttttattttttttgagggaaacatggatattttaattaatttttactaatatatacaattccattcaaaatcaaacacttcaAATATTTAAAAAACAAATCTATAACGAAATCCTATccaaatcaaacattaatctaatctaatatggAGTATATATGATTAAAGCGGCACATTTTCTTAGTTTTTAGAGCGCCACATAAGAAATCATTAGTTCTGGCCGATGAgaaataatatttctaatttatttcagaattaaaaaatatttttcaaatcATTAGATTCGGCCAGTGAGAAAAAAGATTTATAATCTATtttagaaatgaaaaaaattgtgccacataaataaataaataaatatgttCCATGcacatattttaattaattaaatactaaTAAAGAATATATCTAATAAAACTCTACACACAAGAGTGTTCCATCCATAATCAAACACTCGAATCTTATATCTATCTAAGAGATGAACTTTGGAATAGCATaaagagcgccacctaggaaaatattttttttttattttgttatgtaaTATGATAAATAAAAGATATTAAAAAAATGATTATAACGctactacaacaacaacaacaacaataataataataataataataataataataataataataataataataataataataataataataatatatgtaATCATATTACTATTTGACCAAAAAAACCGACCTTTGTTTTACTTCCCATTATAAATCAGGGCACCATAATCTCACTAGCTTTCAAAGTCTAAACAATGAGAATTTTTTAGCGTGGAGTGCAAAATAAGTTATGTAAACCTTTAGCAAAGTCGTGTTTCTTCACTTTTTAAATAGTATGAATATGTAGTTTTAATTCGTTCATCGATCATCTCTTCCTTTAATAATTGGTACCCACAACACCAACGTTGGATGAATGTTCCAAACAATTAGATTAATGTTTTGTTTAAAATTGTGCATAGCAGTGGTGTGTAGTTTCTTCTTAAAAAAGTAGTAACCTGCATTTTTTGGATATTGTGAATTAATTTAGAGTAGCTTTTATTGATTCCTTACTTAACGTGGGTTgtattgtaatcccccgtaaatttataaattttattaaatatattttaacgtatattatttatatttaaatagaatttatgaattttagtaataaatatataattaacgtatatttattttatttacgttttaaatattttaacgatttatgaaattaaaagtaattttagaattttacgttgaaaagaattcgaattacaaaaacgcgttcgattgaatttggaaaacaaccttaaccggttttggattcaaacaaactcaattctaatcctagcccaaattgaCAAAGCCCAAAACAAGAGAACCCATATCCTCAACCCAGAATTCAATTTcacgtgaaacaaaagaaacagCAAAACCCTCCCCTTTGAAACTTCACATGAAAACCCAAAAAGCAAAACCTCTCCCTCTCCTTTTGCTGAACgccgaccaccaccaccacctgtcGTTCCTGCCGTGTACTCCCCTGCTTGCAGCGCCGCCGCCGTCTACCAACTACACCGCCGGTAGTCTCCTTCCTTCTCCTCCCTTTTCgtttttcattttgttttctttttcgttATTCTTCATCTCTCCTCCTCACTCGATGTTTTCTGATTACCCAGCCAGCACCACCGCACGGCCGCCTGCCGCCGCCAGCCGGGCCGCCTAGTCCAGCGACCACCTTATCACTGCCGCGCCTCTGTCCGTTGGCCAGATTCTCTCTTCCTTCTCCTCCAACGCACGCAAGAACCCCCCTCCCTTTTTTGCTTCTTGCTTCATGCTCCGCACACGCAGCCACCACCGGCGCCACCTGTGCCGAGCTGTTGAGTTCAGTGCCGGTGCCGCACCGCCTTGCCCGCCGCCCTGCACCTCCCCTCTCTTCTAGTTTTTGGTTAATTCTCAACCCTAAACtaaattatgttttagttatgttttaattaaatatattttattagtttaattcatgtttcttgaattaaattatagttttattattaagttaggaatttcagattatatactttgcataattaataatttaattttcagatttatatatttgaattaaaataaggattttaattattaaaacatgaatgtTTAagattttaatagttttaaaatcatgatagaatggttatgaattattaaaattattatttttatgttctaagcatgataatttggttttgggaaagctttaaacgatttcatattgctgaaaatttaaagtatgacgtttgcgaagagttttcaacgaatttcaatcattgattcaataattatgatgctaggaaatcaaatgttcaagtttttaatgttagggaatgtcctaaatatgtttaagatgtatttagaatgctttgttattgttgtgagtGATTAGAggttgattgggaatatttgttggttgtttcaggcggagaattctctttaggcgacttttgaaagtgttaaagtggcctattagttgtttacacaaggtacgtacatacctgtgtgcttggaatgtgtgttatctgttgaaaccaagttgaaatttgttgatggacttgattatgttggaatttcatgtttaacattgttggatggacatgttgaacatatatatttcgttatgaggattataacatgttagtagacgattgatgcaaacatgtttgaatgGGAaaactagattattttatatatattgattcagatcgattgttcattgttcccttttagcttttca
This sequence is a window from Spinacia oleracea cultivar Varoflay chromosome 1, BTI_SOV_V1, whole genome shotgun sequence. Protein-coding genes within it:
- the LOC130465560 gene encoding serine/threonine-protein phosphatase 7 long form homolog, whose protein sequence is MDRLLTCREHVLGLGEWVIHDRVLEFVRLAGFYGVHRLVGGGLALDRSLITALIERWRQETHTFHLAVGEATITLQDVAVLLGLRVHGAPVTGDGTGVWSALVEELLGIRPEPGDDGKPVLQGSSLRMTWLRRHFSQGPPDDAADIVYERFSRAYILALMGSILFADKSGDAVQLVYLPLIRDLRRAGTYSWGSATLAYLYRQMCRAARRRSRDIGGPLILLQLWSWEHIHIGRPRISRVRDAPPPDPEHPIEVDDPSILGTQHQRGVDPLACSWLRVHFSCGHTASGLSFFRDALDHQKETQMTWQPYSETVLGLLPEICRCDRDIWRSVVPLICFDIVEYHYPNRVMRQFGLEQSVPVACDTSVDLHNVDRRHKNKKFEEMHRKYVEEWRDRESRIVQGTPFAGHRERMKEYMDWYCSITRLLITPVTRSPPTTHYQPSSSDIILSHALADLASRCTRAVDSALELPPSLALPLTLDTLRNLSSSCIETLSRVGQEHILQQYDLASSQCTPDTSTSHVSRGRGFRPPRARPPPLTPPLRPIALTSPHPPPPPSPRPPPPPSPRPPPLTPPASPPASQVISSPPLQLLTYRRQKGCSPSQRPEPIAEEDDIGTFRTFRNSCVIIGTIELLEIFCLHSSILLHKCYGLVGWYDLWRLLELDYKRWSWIIDVVGDLGFVYRLLELDYLAEDLSPFSGCTLETASLEQGAL